A window from Fusarium musae strain F31 chromosome 8, whole genome shotgun sequence encodes these proteins:
- a CDS encoding hypothetical protein (EggNog:ENOG41~BUSCO:EOG0926213Z) — protein MATIKQIDGRTVHQIQSGQVIVDLCSVVKELVENSVDAGATSIGRHPIVPIEQSFGSNEWSILTELPTDVRFKNQGLDLIEVADNGSGIAPANYPSVALKHHTSKLSSYSDIATLETFGFRGEALASLCALSIVSITTCQQGEAPKGTKLSFEPSGALKGTAVVASSKGTTVSVERLFHNLPVRRRELERNIKREWNKVIALLGQYACIQTNLKFSVSQQPTKGKRIHLFSTKGNPTTRENIINIFGAKTMTVLVPLDLILEMHPSTGGPALQIDQTYKSSSRDVRIVGHVSRPSNGDGRQTPDRQMFFVNGRPCGLPQFAKAFNEVYKAYNSSQAPFILADIQLDTHMYDVNVSPDKRSILLHDQNQLLDNLRTSLAALFDSQDYSVPTSQLLPFKNRNEQQSTTNTPFKPLSITPQKPLDDSQPEVESDEGSDESSPIAKVPLGAIRRVGGSKSLEKNMSSQNLISGWVERGSTSRPKDRGTTGSTFAQNPSPSVRPSTRREEPSLFIGNSSLSSDSDENDAGKPLPVRDFNKQLRVNSVTKSDTSAIKTKSSELSEPEPQIPATKPLRRGQGVSSHTSPSKTPRERTKSDAATIVIGDEIIQDAAIILDSHTNNVAVSKDEMEVDDPKPSFGSRLTQIYAAGSGATDRKISFRKEQAGEDDEGDEISDSEGTDTNSDSDTSNANNDGKVVSESAIPLDGSDRPGKQTETKDLSDITPFTFAGEPATTDHKTQFLKSSVRKKESTAQLLQHLRTDESLIKLGLESWRNSFSPIQDCTTVDDEVTDLAAANAEEKLSLTIARKDFLKMRIAGQFNMGFIIATRPVSTRLEEDLEIAEKDELFIIDQHATDEKFNFERLQEIQTVQSQRLVHPKRLELTALEEEIVLQNIPAIEANGFKVHVDMTGEEPVGSRCEVLALPMSREVTFSITDLEELIALLGEESSESKHIPRPSKVRKMFASRACRSSVMIGKALTHGQMETLVRHMAELDKPWNCPHGRPTMRHLCQLDSWDAKGWRDDNLQGPSVSWRAYLNGK, from the exons ATGGCAACTATAAAACAGATCGATGGACGCACG GTTCATCAGATCCAGTCCGGCCAGGTTATAGTCGACCTTTGCTCAGTTGTGAAGGAACTGGTTGAGAACAGCGTCGATGCTGGGGCAACAAGCATAGGTAGGCATCCGATCGTTCCGATTGAACAATCCTTCGGCAGCAATGAATGGAGTATCCTGACTGAGCTTCCCACAGATGTTCGTTTCAAAAACCAAGGACTTGATCTCATCGAGGTGGCTGACAATGGGTCTGGTATCGCCCCTGCCAACTATCCGTCAGTGGCTCTCAAGCACCATACGTCAAAGCTCTCTTCATACTCGGATATAGCTACGTTAGAGACATTTGGTTTCCGGGGTGAGGCATTAGCCTCATTATGTGCTTTGTCAATTGTGAGCATCACGACTTGCCAGCAGGGCGAAGCTCCTAAGGGGACCAAGCTCAGCTTCGAGCCATCAGGAGCCCTCAAAGGAACTGCAGTTGTTGCATCGTCAAAAGGCACAACCGTTTCAGTTGAGCGTCTCTTCCACAACCTGCCTGTTCGTCGGCGTGAGCTCGAGCGAAACATAAAGCGAGAATGGAATAAGGTCATCGCGCTCCTTGGACAATATGCTTGTATTCAAACCAATCTCAAATTCTCCGTGTCTCAGCAACCGACCAAGGGGAAAAGAATCCACCTATTTTCGACCAAGGGTAATCCTACTACAAgagaaaacatcatcaatatcTTTGGTGCAAAGACGATGACGGTCCTTGTGCCCCTCGATTTGATTCTGGAAATGCATCCTTCCACAGGCGGTCCAGCTTTGCAAATTGACCAAACCTACAAATCAAGCTCTAGGGATGTCCGTATCGTGGGACATGTTTCCCGGCCTTCCAATGGTGATGGACGCCAAACTCCAGATCGCCAGATGTTCTTTGTGAACGGGAGGCCTTGTGGCTTGCCCCAATTCGCAAAGGCATTTAACGAGGTGTACAAGGCTTACAACAGCTCACAAGCTCCTTTTATTCTAGCGGATATTCAGCTCGATACCCACATGTACGACGTCAATGTCAGTCCAGACAAGAGGAGTATATTATTACATGATCAAAACCAATTGCTTGATAACCTACGCACTTCCCTGGCAGCCCTTTTCGATTCGCAAGATTACTCAGTCCCGACCTCTCAGCTTTTACCTTTTAAGAATCGCAATGAGCAGCAGTCAACTACTAACACTCCCTTCAAGCCATTATCGATCACTCCTCAGAAGCCCCTGGATGATTCCCAGCCTGAAGTCGAATCAGATGAAGGCAGTGACGAAAGCAGCCCCATTGCCAAGGTGCCGCTTGGTGCCATAAGGAGGGTTGGCGGGTCAAAATCATTAGAGAAAAACATGAGTAGTCAAAATCTGATCAGTGGATGGGTAGAGAGGGGATCAACGTCGCGGCCAAAAGACCGAGGCACCACAGGGTCAACTTTCGCACAGAATCCAAGTCCTTCCGTACGTCCTTCCACGAGGCGAGAAGAGCCAAGCCTCTTTATCGGGAATTCCTCGCTGTCTTCAGACAGCGATGAAAATGATGCCGGAAAGCCACTTCCTGTTCGCGATTTCAACAAGCAACTGAGGGTAAACAGTGTTACGAAGTCTGACACTTCTGCCATCAAGACGAAGTCATCAGAATtgtctgagcctgagccccAAATTCCTGCCACGAAACCACTGAGGCGTGGACAAGGCGTGAGCTCACACACTAGCCCGTCGAAAACGCCACGGGAAAGGACAAAATCTGATGCCGCTACGATAGtcattggtgatgagatcatACAGGACGCTGCGATTATCCTTGATAGTCATACGAATAATGTGGCTGTTTCTAAGGACGAAATGGAGGTTGACGATCCAAAGCCCTCTTTCGGAAGCCGCCTGACACAGATATACGCAGCTGGAAGCGGCGCGACAGACAGGAAGATATCTTTTCGTAAAGAGCAAGCgggcgaggatgatgaaggtgatgagatcTCCGACTCTGAAGGCACAGATACCAACAGCGACAGTGATACATCTAACGCGAACAACGATGGGAAAGTTGTCAGTGAGTCAGCTATACCACTTGATGGGAGCGATAGACCAGGCAAACAGACGGAAACAAAAGACTTATCTGATATTACGCCCTTCACATTTGCGGGGGAACCTGCCACAACGGATCATAAGACTCAATTTCTCAAGTCTAGTGTGCGGAAGAAAGAGTCTACAGCCCAGCTACTACAACACCTACGAACGGACGAAAGTCTCATAAAGCTGGGGTTGGAATCATGGAGGAACAGCTTTAGTCCAATTCAAGATTGTACGactgtcgatgatgaagtgaCAGATCTTGCGGCAGCCAATGCGGAAGAGAAATTGTCACTTACTATAGCTCGCAAGGACTTTCTCAAAATGAGAATAGCCGGGCAATTTAACATGGGTTTCATCATCGCAACACGCCCCGTGAGCACCAGGTTAGAGGAAGACCTGGAGATAGCTGAGAAGGACGAGTTGTTTATTATTGACCAACACGCGACAGACGAGAAGTTCAACTTTGAGAGGTTGCAAGAGATTCAGACAGTGCAGTCTCAACGACTAGTCCACCCGAAAAGGCTAGAGCTGACAGCACTGGAAGAAGAAATTGTGTTACAGAATATCCCTGCCATTGAGGCTAATGGGTTCAAGGTCCATGTCGACATGACTGGAGAAGAACCTGTGGGCTCAAGGTGTGAAGTGCTGGCACTCCCCATGAGTCGTGAGGTGACCTTCTCGATCACTGACCTTGAAGAACTAATAGCATTGCTTGGTGAAGAATCGTCTGAGTCGAAACATATACCCCGCCCCTCTAAAGTGAGGAAGATGTTTGCATCGAGGGCATGTCGCAGCAGCGTCATGATTGGGAAGGCTTTGACGCATGGGCAAATGGAGACACTTGTGCGGCATATGGCAGAGTTAGACAAGCCATGGAACTGCCCGCATGGCCGCCCAACAATGAGACATCTGTGCCAACTGGACTCGTGGGATGCGAAGGGGTGGAGGGACGACAACTTGCAAGGTCCATCGGTATCTTGGCGAGCGTACTTGAATGGCAAATAG
- a CDS encoding hypothetical protein (EggNog:ENOG41~BUSCO:EOG09261UOJ), which produces MGKVSGVKVDMYESLPVPFGLVRHGVAPDHPEVKNCQDKFDEIASQPNFTFIGNVSIGHPGNSSKHCTVELHSLMQHYDAVLFAYGASQDKKLGIPGESTLSGIHSAREVVGWYNGLPGCSDLDLDLSQAEEAVVIGQGNVALDVARMLLEDIDVLRKTDITEKALETLSRSRVKRVHVVGRRGPMQASFTIKEVRELMKLRNVGFLPFNRSLVPEDLKSLPRASKRLMEVLLKGSSTPHETAFKSWSLDSCLSPKHFLGNQDAPSKVASTEFDITELAAPFDPKSSAKATGKTAILPSDVVFRSVGYKSVALPGFAEIGVQFDDRRGIVDNDGLGRVMRMVSDTHAGGAHNERIPGLYCAGWVKNGPTGVIASTMQDAFTTGDAIVHDWLSGGRFLNASDHDSVTGWEGLRHDAGPSTCRVVAWDDWRQIDRVERERGQKNGKDREKFTSTDEMLAVLE; this is translated from the exons ATGGGGAAAGTGTCAGGAGTGAAAGTCGACATGTATGAGAGTCTTCCCGTACCGTTCGGTTTGGTTCGTCATGGCGTTgctccagatcatccagaGGTCAAG AATTGTCAAGATAAGTTTGATGAAATTGCATCACAACCCAATTTCACATTCATTGGTAATGTTTCTATTGGCCATCCTGGCAACTCTTCGAAGCATTGCACAGTAGAATTGCATAGCCTCATGCAGCACTATGATGCTGTTCTTTTCGCGTATGGAGCATCCCAAGACAAAAAGCTCGGCATCCCAGGCGAATCGACCCTCAGTGGTATTCACTCAGCTCGCGAAGTTGTAGGATGGTACAACGGTCTTCCTGGATGTTCGGACTTAGACCTAGACCTCTCACAAGCCGAAGAAGCTGTGGTTATCGGTCAAGGAAACGTTGCTCTCGATGTTGCACGAATGCTTTTGGAAGACATCGACGTTCTCAGGAAAACAGACATTACAGAGAAGGCGCTTGAGACGCTGTCGAGAAGCAGAGTCAAGAGGGTCCACGTAgtaggaagaagaggaccgATGCAG GCTTCCTTCACCATCAAAGAGGTGCGGGAACTCATGAAACTAAGAAACGTAGGTTTTTTACCCTTCAATCGATCGCTCGTTCCCGAGGATCTGAAGTCTTTGCCACGCGCCTCAAAACGACTCATGGAAGTCCTGTTGAAGGGCTCATCAACCCCCCACGAGACAGCTTTCAAGTCATGGTCTCTGGACAGCTGTCTCTCACCAAAGCATTTTCTCGGAAACCAGGATGCCCCCTCCAAGGTGGCAAGTACTGAATTCGACATTACAGAACTCGCAGCACCATTTGACCCCAAATCATCTGCCAAAGCCACTGGAAAGACCGCTATCCTACCATCTGATGTTGTCTTCCGCTCGGTTGGATACAAATCCGTAGCTCTGCCTGGGTTTGCTGAAATTGGTGTTCAATTTGACGATCGTCGGGGCATCGTCGACAACGACGGCCTTGGTagagtgatgaggatggtttcTGATACTCACGCTGGAGGTGCTCACAACGAAAGGATCCCCGGACTATACTGCGCCGGTTGGGTCAAGAACGGCCCGACTGGAGTGATCGCATCAACTATGCAGGACGCCTTCACGACAGGTGATGCGATCGTTCATGACTGGCTATCAGGCGGCCGCTTTCTCAACGCCTCAGATCATGACAGTGTAACAGGGTGGGAGGGCCTTAGACACGACGCTGGGCCATCAACATGTCGAGTCGTTGCTTGGGACGATTGGAGACAGATTGACCGCGTAGAACGAGAGCGTGGGCAAAAGAACGGAAAAGACAGAGAAAAGTTCACAAGCACGGATGAAATGTTGGCTGTCCTCGAATGA
- the BST1 gene encoding GPI inositol deacylase (EggNog:ENOG41~BUSCO:EOG09262KN8), whose amino-acid sequence MKRRSSESADDGDESSLDSDIPDPDPFSKTRTSPARARRPSGLNWNPSNDRNGRNGQLREEPRQTTTLKPTSLAAPSTPDMALARTPTQSPSPNRRIPRPRFSIVVLLTSALGIAILISILRSLVTSQLDPKGCRMSYMRPSYVRFTEFDTEHTRFATKYSLYLYREQGIEPPDKLLGIPVLFIPGNAGSYKQVRPIAAEAANYFHNNLQHDHGALDAGIRSLDFFTVDFNEDITAFHGQTLLDQAEYLNEAVRYILSLYSDPQRATREGHLPDPTSVIVLGHSMGGVVARAMLVQSNYQTNSINTIITMSAPHARPPVTFDGQIVQIYDEINDYWRQAYSQKWANNNPLWHVTLVSIAGGGLDTVVPSDYASLESLVPPTHGFTVFTTGIPTVWTSMDHQAILWCDQFRKVITKTLYDIVDVHRGSQTKPRADRVKTFKKRFLTGMEPTMEKDLPLKEATTLLTLSDDSNSILPAGQRLVLSQIGQQPKPRAHLLPIPPQGSPEVKRFTVLTDAALDEAGENGKLEVLFCSVFPFQSGQATSLYPFQIDLSTDDSGSTRLACKNAASDRILLPASTASSRYPFYLDREREIVPFSYLQYDLDQLPDHQFVAIIEKSVSSTRSFLIAEFSDQSAFSKKEDASLAKLLLSGTSLDLPANRPLTTEVNIASLQSALLAYKLEITSPHCQAEKALFSPLVRQYLDQPYESKYFVNAQSVDVSLHGVAPYLPPSLGSGAEKGVTFQVWTDPSCGSNIHLQIKPDLWGSLGKLYMRYRTVFAAFPMLTVALVLRKQFRVYDSSGVFISFSQSLDLCLRQSIPLLLISLTLLSMSMEGVPATWFGRWWWYRAPAAPLSIDFHRHDILIGTDDPFFWFLVPLIGVVCIGVCAMVHYMTKAFTHILGFLYWTLTLLPPSSRAEDDGVARTPAFVPSTPKRRMITTAILLFLVWTFIPYQFAYLVACLVQLFTVIRALRINENAPSDANSNYYHYAHSVLLLMLWILPINLPILAVWIRNLAVHWLTPFSSHHNVLSIMPFILLVENLTTGKMVPQVGRLFGYVTSLLLFATALYAAMYGISHAYMLHYLVNIIATWLVVLHSTKDPFSLSGLGAIFESSPTEEHKKSKASL is encoded by the exons ATGAAGAGGCGCTCCTCCGAGTCGGCCGACGACGGTGACGAATCCTCCCTCGACTCCGATATTCCCGACCCGGATCCTTTTTCAAAAACGCGCACATCACCGGCACGGGCTCGAAGACCGAGCGGTCTCAATTGGAACCCCTCCAACGATCGCAATGGCAGAAACGGCCAGCTTCGCGAAGAGCCTCGCCAAACCACCACCTTAAAGCCCACCTCTCTTGCAGCACCATCCACCCCCGACATGGCTCTCGCTAGGACACCGACGCAGTCTCCGTCGCCAAATCGACGCATACCTCGTCCGCGGTTCTCCATCGTTGTCTTGCTCACTTCTGCATTGGGTATCGCCATTCTTATCAGTATCCTAAGGTCTCTTGTGACCAGCCAACTCGATCCAAAGGGTTGCCGGATGTCATACATGCGCCCATCATATGTGCGCTTCACAGAGTTTGATACAGAACATACACGCTTTGCAACCAAGTATTCGTTGTATCTGTATCGAGAACAAGGCATAGAGCCACCGGACAAG CTTCTAGGCATCCCTGTATTGTTCATCCCCGGAAACGCAGGCAGCTATAAGCAGGTCCGTCCAATCGCTGCCGAAGCTGCAAATTACTTTCACAATAACCTTCAGCACGATCATGGCGCTCTCGATGCCGGCATCCGGAGTTTAGATTTCTTTACCGTGGATTTCAACGAGGATATCACAGCATTTCATGGCCAGACGCTACTCGACCAAGCCGAATACCTCAATGAAGCTGTTCGCTACATACTGTCGCTTTACTCTGACCCCCAACGCGCAACTCGAGAGGGCCACCTCCCTGATCCGACATCAGTTATCGTTTTGGGGCACTCTATGGGCGGAGTGGTCGCGAGAGCTATGCTTGTTCAGTCTAATTACCAAACGAATTCGATCAACACGATTATCACAATGTCGGCGCCGCATGCTCGCCCCCCTGTCACTTTCGACGGGCAAATAGTTCAAATTTACGATGAGATCAACGATTATTGGCGTCAGGCTTATTCGCAAAAATGGGCAAACAACAACCCTCTGTGGCATGTTACCCTGGTTTCGATCGCTGGTGGTGGGTTAGACACGGTGGTTCCGTCAGATTATGCAAGTCTCGAGTCTCTGGTCCCTCCGACACATGGTTTCACTGTCTTTACAACCGGTATACCGACTGTCTGGACAAGTATGGACCACCAGGCTATTCTTTGGTGTGACCAGTTTCGGAaagtcatcaccaagacTCTCTATGATATCGTCGATGTTCATCGAGGATCGCAAACCAAGCCGCGGGCCGATCGAGTGAAGACTTTCAAGAAGCGATTCTTGACGGGAATGGAACCAACTATGGAAAAGGACTTGCCACTCAAAGAAGCCACCACTCTTCTGACATTGAGCGACGACTCAAACTCGATTCTTCCAGCAGGACAGCGGCTCGTCCTTAGCCAAATCGGCCAGCAGCCGAAGCCTCGAGCTCATCTGCTTCCCATCCCACCGCAGGGATCCCCCGAGGTCAAACGATTCACTGTTCTTACGGATGCTGCTTTAGACGAAGCTGGTGAAAATGGCAAGTTGGAAGTCTTGTTCTGCAGCGTGTTCCCCTTCCAATCTGGGCAAGCCACATCGCTATATCCATTCCAAATTGATCTCTCGACCGATGATAGCGGCTCGACCAGGCTTGCTTGTAAGAACGCTGCATCAGACCGGATTCTGCTGCCTGCATCCACAGCCTCGTCTAGATATCCGTTCTACCTCGACCGAGAGCGAGAAATTGTCCCTTTCTCGTACCTTCAATATGATCTCGACCAGCTACCCGATCACCAATTTGTGGCTATTATAGAGAAGTCTGTTTCAAGCACTCGCAGTTTCCTGATTGCAGAGTTCAGCGATCAGTCTGCGTTTTCGAAGAAAGAAGACGCCAGTCTAGCGAAACTACTTTTATCTGGAACCAGCTTGGACCTGCCTGCAAACCGGCCTCTGACTACAGAGGTCAATATCGCCTCGTTGCAGTCAGCTCTTCTTGCCTACAAGCTGGAAATCACAAGTCCCCATTGCCAAGCTGAAAAAGCCCTCTTCAGCCCCTTGGTCCGACAATATCTTGACCAGCCATACGAGTCCAAGTATTTTGTCAACGCTCAGTCTGTCGATGTCAGTTTGCATGGTGTGGCTCCCTATCTTCCCCCCTCGCTGGGATCTGGGGCTGAAAAGGGGGTTACGTTTCAAGTTTGGACAGATCCTTCATGCGGCTCAAATATTCACCTTCAAATCAAGCCTGATCTCTGGGGTAGCCTCGGCAAGCTCTACATGAGGTACCGGACCGTCTTTGCCGCTTTCCCTATGTTAACGGTTGCTCTCGTTTTGCGCAAGCAGTTCCGCGTTTACGACAGCTCAGGGGTTttcatctcattctcacaGAGTCTGGATTTGTGTCTCCGTCAGTCGATACCGCTACTGCTCATATCTCTGACGCTCTTGTCGATGTCAATGGAAGGAGTTCCAGCTACCTGGTTCGGCAGATGGTGGTGGTACCGAGCGCCTGCTGCGCCCTTATCCATTGACTTTCATCGCCACGACATTCTTATTGGGACAGACGATCCCTTCTTCTGGTTTCTTGTTCCCCTGATTGGTGTCGTTTGCATTGGTGTTTGTGCCATGGTTCACTACATGACCAAAGCCTTCACGCAcatccttggcttcctttATTGGACTCTAACCCTACTCCCCCCTTCAAGCagagctgaagatgatggagtaGCAAGAACACCTGCATTCGTCCCGTCAACCCCCAAGAGGCGTATGATCACTACAGCCATTCTTCTGTTCCTCGTCTGGACATTCATTCCCTACCAATTTGCCTACCTTGTGGCGTGCCTGGTGCAGCTTTTCACAGTGATACGAGCTCTTCGTATCAACGAAAATGCCCCTTCAGATGCAAACTCGAATTACTACCACTATGCACACTCTGTCCTGCTTCTAATGCTGTGGATTCTCCCGATCAATCTCCCCATCCTGGCAGTATGGATTCGCAACTTGGCTGTTCATTGGCTGACGCCATTTTCTTCACACCACAATGTTCTTTCAATAATGCCTTTCATCCTTCTCGTGGAGAATCTGACAACAGGCAAGATGGTGCCCCAAGTTGGTAGACTTTTTGGTTATGTAACGAGCCTGCTTCTTTTCGCGACTGCGCTCTACGCTGCCATGTACGGGATCTCTCACGCTTATATGCTTCACTATTTGGTGAACATCATTGCTACTTGGCTGGTAGTGTTGCATTCTACTAAGGACCCCTTCTCCCTAAGCGGACTCGGTGCGATTTTTGAGAGCAGCCCAACGGAGGAACACAAAAAGTCTAAAGCTTCTTTATGA